Within the Candidatus Aminicenantes bacterium genome, the region TTCTATGCGGAGCAGAGACCCATTGTCAAAGCGCAGCAGGCGGAATGGTTGATCCGCCGCGGCGGATGGCTAATGGCTGATGAAAAGCCCTTTTCTCATCAACCATGAACTATTAGCCATGCTTCTTTAGAACGGCAAGTACGAGACGGACTTCGAGATCAGGGCAAGCGCGATGGAGCTCATGCCCATGAGTCCCATGCCGCACGAGAATCCCGCTAGCAGCACGGGCGCGTACATCGTCCACTTCGTGACGCCGAACCTGCGGGCAAAGTAGTACCTGCCGAGCAGCGCGCCGGCGAATGTCGGGATCATGTGATGCGGCCACGCGCCTATGCCGCCCGCGAGACCGTAGAAAAGCAGGAGCGGCATCTTCGTCGCCCAGATAGCCGCATATAGCGCCATGGCAACCATGCCGCCGCCGATCATGAGATTGGGCTTCAACGCCTTCAGCAGGAAGCTTTGGCCGCCCTGGGCGTTCGACGTGATCCAGAGAGTCTGCATGGTAGCGTGAACCGGCCAAAACTTCTGCACGAACGGGAACTGCGGCGACGGGATCGGGCTCAGAGGAGGATCACCGGCAGCATGAACGCCTCGGCTTTCTCCACGCTCTTCGCAGTGAAAGTTCTCAGCCGGGCCCGCACCGCCTCCTCAAAGACCTCGCGAAACGCATCCACGTAATCTTCGCGGCGCTGCAAGCGCAATTCGGGTGTATGTTCGAGGAACCAGTATTGGCGTGTGTTTACCCGTTCGGCGGTAACCGTGAGCGTGTGCGCGGGAGGCAGGCGTTTGATCGGCGTATGAATCGTGCGCTCGTCGTGATAGGCGAACCATGAGACTAGTACCTGCGCCAGAAACAGTTCGTCCATCGCCATCGGTGCTAGGTTGAGGGCAAGCAGGGCGCGGTTGTCGGAGGCGAAGGCGATAACCCGTGTGTCGACATAATAGTACAGCGACGTGTGGCCAAAGTGATCACGCGCCAGCAACAGCTTGTGCTCGGCGGGATGATAGGCGGCAAATGCCCAATCGCCATAGATGTGCTTAGCGCTATCTTCGCCCCAATTGCGGTAGGCATGGAAGAGCAGATCGCCATCGGTTATTGCGGATTTTTTGCTGATGGTCGATTGCCAATCCTCAATCGACCATCTCAAATCAGTCACTAGTTCATTGCGGTTGTCTACGCGACCAGCGGCCGTGAATACGAGACCGCGTTGGGCATCAACATAGGGTAGATGCTCGAATTGAGCTTCGGGAGTGGCAAAAGTGCGCGTCTGCCCAAGCCCGGCGCACCCCTCCACCCACACATCACTTCCATCGCGTGCCCAATCGTGCATCGCTCCGCGCATGGTTGCGATTGCCGCAGGTGCAACCGGTGAACCGTCGCGATGAAATATGCCAAAGATACCGTTCATGATGACGTGAAATTCAAAATTGAATTTACAGAAAAATCAATTTTAATCACGGAAAAAATATTAGATGATATACAAACAATAGTCAATCGATAGGGGGGTAGTAGAAAAAATCGTCCGCACAGTGATATAGTATCTTCGTGAAAAAAGCCTGCCCGAAGAATGTATTTTATTGATGGAAAAATTGAAGTTCCAGTAGGCTCTCGGTGACATTAAGATTGAGAATATTTCGCTTGTGAAAGGAGCCGCGTGACTGTAAATTGGATCAAAAAGATCAAAGGGGCTGTTGAAATCATTGAGGCGGCCGGGGCGCTGCTGGTCTGCGCCGGGGCAGGGATGGGCGTCGACTCAGGGCTCCCCGATTTCCGCGGCAACCAGGGCTTCTGGAACGCCTATCCGCCCTATCGCAAGCTCGGTCTCGATTTCTACGGACTGGCCAACCCCGAATGGTTCGCTACCGACCCGGAACTGGCCTGGGGCTTTTACGGCCACCGCCTGAACCTCTACCGGCGGACGGTTCCCCACCCGGGATTCGGCCTGTTGCTGAAATGGGCCATGGCCAAGGCCGGAGGATATTTCGTCTTCACTTCCAACGTCGACGGCCAGTTCCAAAAAGCCGGCTTCGCGCAAGCGTGCATCCATGAATGCCATGGCTCGCTGCAATACCTGCAATGCGCGGCCGGTTGTTCGGACCGGATCTGGCCGACGGGCAGCCAGGTGCTCGACGTGGACGAGGAAACCATGCGCGCCCGGCCGCCGCTGCCGGACTGCCCGTCCTGCGGCCGGTTGGCGCGGCCCAATGTGCTGATGTTCGGAGACTGGAACTGGCAGCCGCAGCGTAGCCGGGAGCAAGCCGGGCGGCTGCGCGATTGGCTGGAGGCGATCGAGGGTAAAAAGCTGGCCATTATCGAGTGCGGCGCGGGTACGGCCGTGCCCAGCGTGCGCCGCCTGTCTGAACAGCTTATATCACGGCCGTACACCCTGCTAATCCGCATCAATAAAAATGAGGCCGCTGTCCCCCCGGGACAAGTCGGCCTGGCCGGAGGCGCTTTGTCCGTTCTAAAAAAAATCGGGGAGTTTATTCCAGGGTCTTGATCTCTTCGCTGATGTGAATATTGCGCTTGGCGAGTTCCTGTTTGAAAGTTTCATAGGGAATGTCGCGCAAGGGCGAGAGCAGGCCGCGCCTGGTGATCCGACCGCTGCCGATGAGCTGGGCGCCGATGCTGGTCGTATAGCCCACGGTCCGGTTCATGGCCGTGAAGCCGGTCTCCAGATCCCGATAGTCGATGACCTGCAGCACGGCGCGCTTTTTGACGCCGTCCTTCGTGCCGCTGATGTCCACGCGGATTACCGCGACGTCGCGCTCTCGGTCGCCGAGGTGGATGTGGGGCTCGATGGCCGCGGCCAGGAAATTGCGGCGGTTAACGGTGACGCCGTCTACGGTCAGCGGCGCGTCGTCGAGCAGGTGCAGGTCGACCATTTTTTTCCAGAAGGCGCAATGACCGGGCCAGCGGAAGGAGTAGCGTCCCAGCCGCCGCAGCCGGAGCGGGTCGATTCCCAGCAGCGCGGCATAGGCCAGGGCATCGCCGTTGGCGAAAGCCTCGAAGAGGCCCAGGCCGGGTATCTCGACCTCGTGCACGTTTTCCGGGCTGAACGTCTCGCTGCTGCCGACCTCCACGATTTTGCCGTCGCGGATCAGCCGGCCGCCGCGCATGTAAGCGCGCAAGACGCCGGCGAAGGTCCAGGTCACCTTGTAGCGCAGGGGGTTGTCGTCGGCCCCGGGCTCGGGAACCCCGGCGCCATAGCTGTCGATGGTATCGATGCGGTCGAAGTGGCTGACGGCACGGCCGAGCAGCACCAGGTCGATGCCGGGGTCCATGCCGAACTCTGGCAGGAAGGTCAGCCCGGCGGCGGCGATCTCCGCTTCGAGCCCGCGCAGCGCGGGGAGGACGTAGACCGAATTGACCAGGTGGCTGCCGGCCCGGAGGGCGGCGCGGCCGACCGCCGGGCTGAAGCGCGAGGGAAGCAGATCGACGACCACGGCGGGTTTCGGCGCCATGAGCCGGCCGATGCTGCCGGGATCCTCGGCATCCACCCGCTGGCAAGCGACCTTGTCGCCGTATTTCCTTTCCGCGACATGCCGTTGCAGCGCCTGCAAATCGCTATCGGCGGCGACGATGCGTTCGACATCGGGGTTCTGGCACAGGTCGTGCAGGGCCGCCTTGCCCTGCATGCCCACGCCCAGCAACAGGATTTTCATGATTTTACCTCGTTACGCATTTCTTCCAGGCTGCGGCGTTCTTTCTTGGTCGGACGGCCGCTCCCTTTTTCCCTGCAGGCAAAGATCAATCCCAACGGGTCATGCCTGGCCTGGGCCAGCTTTTCCAGGTCAACGGCCGGCGTGATCTCGGAGAACAGCTCGCGGGCCAGGACGGCCGAGACCCTTTTGACGGCGAGGTTCTTCACCTGGTACTGGCGCACGATCGGCGCCTGCTTGATGCAGACGATTTCTCCGGGTTGGACGGGATGGGCCGGCTTGACCGCCTTGCCGGCGATTTGCACCCGGCCGCCGCGACAGGCTTGGTTGGCCAGGGTCCGGGTCTTGAAAA harbors:
- a CDS encoding NAD-dependent protein deacetylase → MTVNWIKKIKGAVEIIEAAGALLVCAGAGMGVDSGLPDFRGNQGFWNAYPPYRKLGLDFYGLANPEWFATDPELAWGFYGHRLNLYRRTVPHPGFGLLLKWAMAKAGGYFVFTSNVDGQFQKAGFAQACIHECHGSLQYLQCAAGCSDRIWPTGSQVLDVDEETMRARPPLPDCPSCGRLARPNVLMFGDWNWQPQRSREQAGRLRDWLEAIEGKKLAIIECGAGTAVPSVRRLSEQLISRPYTLLIRINKNEAAVPPGQVGLAGGALSVLKKIGEFIPGS
- a CDS encoding saccharopine dehydrogenase NADP-binding domain-containing protein is translated as MKILLLGVGMQGKAALHDLCQNPDVERIVAADSDLQALQRHVAERKYGDKVACQRVDAEDPGSIGRLMAPKPAVVVDLLPSRFSPAVGRAALRAGSHLVNSVYVLPALRGLEAEIAAAGLTFLPEFGMDPGIDLVLLGRAVSHFDRIDTIDSYGAGVPEPGADDNPLRYKVTWTFAGVLRAYMRGGRLIRDGKIVEVGSSETFSPENVHEVEIPGLGLFEAFANGDALAYAALLGIDPLRLRRLGRYSFRWPGHCAFWKKMVDLHLLDDAPLTVDGVTVNRRNFLAAAIEPHIHLGDRERDVAVIRVDISGTKDGVKKRAVLQVIDYRDLETGFTAMNRTVGYTTSIGAQLIGSGRITRRGLLSPLRDIPYETFKQELAKRNIHISEEIKTLE
- a CDS encoding S4 domain-containing protein, which gives rise to MIARIDQWLWAARLFKTRTLANQACRGGRVQIAGKAVKPAHPVQPGEIVCIKQAPIVRQYQVKNLAVKRVSAVLARELFSEITPAVDLEKLAQARHDPLGLIFACREKGSGRPTKKERRSLEEMRNEVKS